In the genome of Nitrospira japonica, one region contains:
- a CDS encoding phosphatase PAP2 family protein has protein sequence MTADTSARPSAADSTGFVLASAACSCAAVVLAILNLLELDIPLTKFVRSLYHPVGYLPNLWLAYFSDIGDRIGKGDCMIALSLLLLLAGVWLKRADVKLAGWQTLAAHGIVAVLSNLLKHVVGRPRPKFIHTGAVDLSPFGGSGWDSFPSGHAMLAMAIAAVLAIRFPKGRWIFIGMAVAIAASRILRGSHFLTDTVGGAALGWLVGVVSGHPWRRWRLSLGCGLASLAPVCVGVSAAIWVAGHASPVQWAGSQLVLAGFFVTILSLIGYGWLALGLMPIRHLSKQTCKELAGMGVVMATGSALMAAAALCVCMAAWIRPRDVDSLSVTGDRAGDRVGAQDAVFCLLVILGLWASQAMRGLLPLS, from the coding sequence GTGACGGCGGACACGTCGGCAAGACCATCGGCTGCCGATTCGACCGGATTTGTTCTCGCATCCGCAGCCTGCTCATGTGCGGCTGTTGTGCTGGCCATCCTGAATTTGCTCGAACTCGACATTCCGCTGACAAAGTTTGTGAGGTCGTTGTATCACCCCGTGGGGTATCTTCCGAACCTCTGGTTGGCGTATTTCAGTGACATCGGTGATCGGATCGGCAAGGGTGACTGCATGATAGCGCTCAGCCTGCTGCTCTTGCTGGCCGGCGTCTGGCTGAAACGTGCGGACGTGAAGCTCGCGGGGTGGCAGACCCTGGCGGCTCACGGCATTGTCGCGGTGTTGAGCAACCTGCTCAAACATGTGGTTGGCAGACCCCGTCCGAAGTTCATCCATACCGGCGCGGTCGATCTTTCTCCCTTCGGCGGCAGTGGATGGGATTCGTTTCCGTCCGGACACGCCATGCTGGCGATGGCGATTGCCGCTGTTCTTGCCATCAGGTTCCCCAAGGGGCGGTGGATTTTCATCGGAATGGCGGTGGCCATTGCCGCGAGCCGAATTCTTCGCGGTTCGCATTTTCTCACCGACACGGTGGGCGGTGCGGCGCTCGGTTGGTTGGTTGGTGTGGTATCAGGCCATCCCTGGCGTCGTTGGCGATTGTCACTCGGATGCGGGCTGGCTTCCCTGGCACCCGTCTGCGTCGGGGTGTCGGCTGCGATATGGGTGGCTGGCCATGCTTCGCCGGTGCAATGGGCCGGATCGCAACTGGTGCTTGCCGGATTTTTTGTGACGATACTCTCACTGATCGGTTATGGATGGCTCGCCCTCGGACTGATGCCGATCCGACATCTTTCGAAGCAGACGTGTAAAGAGCTGGCGGGAATGGGAGTGGTCATGGCCACCGGATCCGCCTTGATGGCGGCGGCGGCGCTGTGTGTCTGCATGGCTGCTTGGATCCGCCCCAGGGATGTCGATTCACTGTCTGTGACTGGCGACAGGGCCGGTGATCGGGTGGGGGCTCAAGACGCGGTCTTTTGTCTCCTCGTCATTCTTGGACTGTGGGCGAGTCAGGCGATGAGAGGGCTGTTGCCGCTGTCGTAA
- a CDS encoding Sec-independent protein translocase subunit TatA/TatB — protein sequence MFGLGAGEILIILVIAFLLFGPKQLPEVGRQVGKAVKGFKETAEDLRKSVEPELNMIQQEVKMVEQDFQASMKEAEEEINAATTPVEKPSGSTETGNHT from the coding sequence ATGTTTGGGCTGGGTGCCGGCGAAATACTCATTATTCTGGTCATCGCCTTCTTACTGTTCGGCCCCAAACAGCTGCCTGAAGTCGGCCGGCAGGTCGGCAAGGCAGTCAAAGGTTTCAAGGAAACGGCGGAAGACCTCAGAAAATCGGTTGAGCCTGAACTCAACATGATTCAGCAGGAGGTCAAGATGGTCGAACAGGATTTCCAGGCCTCAATGAAGGAAGCCGAAGAGGAAATCAATGCGGCCACAACGCCGGTCGAAAAGCCGTCCGGATCCACGGAAACCGGCAATCACACTTGA
- a CDS encoding glycosyltransferase family 2 protein: MSAPLPWASVLVPVKDEVENLTPLTDGLLKVMHSHPLSQSRPFEIIYIDDGSTDGSSELLDRLAAEHREVRTFHFDRNHGKTAALDAAFKQSSGDIIVHIDADLQQDNEDILSMLPLTERYDVVCGWRKDRQDNLVRKLSSRIANFIRNIFTRDGIHDTGCPLKIFRRPVCEKLCLFEGLHRFFPALALMHGFTITEVPVRHYPRLHGVSKFGVGNRLFKSLYDLIAVRWMHSRVLRYRFRSSPVTK; encoded by the coding sequence ATGAGTGCCCCTCTTCCATGGGCTTCAGTCCTCGTCCCGGTCAAGGACGAGGTCGAGAACCTCACGCCCTTGACGGACGGGCTTCTCAAGGTCATGCATTCGCATCCTCTTTCACAGAGTCGGCCCTTCGAAATCATCTATATCGACGACGGGAGCACGGACGGAAGCAGCGAGCTCCTCGACCGATTGGCCGCCGAACACCGGGAAGTACGGACCTTCCATTTTGACCGCAATCATGGGAAAACCGCGGCTCTCGATGCGGCGTTCAAACAGTCATCAGGAGACATCATCGTTCATATCGACGCCGACCTCCAACAAGACAACGAGGATATCCTGTCGATGCTGCCGCTCACGGAACGGTATGATGTCGTATGCGGATGGAGGAAAGACCGTCAGGACAATCTCGTGCGGAAGCTTTCCTCCCGCATCGCCAACTTCATCAGAAATATTTTTACCCGCGACGGCATTCACGATACGGGTTGTCCCTTAAAGATCTTCCGCCGGCCCGTTTGTGAGAAGCTGTGCCTGTTTGAAGGCTTGCACCGCTTCTTTCCGGCACTGGCTCTCATGCACGGATTTACTATTACGGAAGTTCCGGTTCGGCATTATCCGCGCCTCCATGGAGTGTCAAAGTTCGGAGTCGGGAATCGGCTGTTCAAGAGCCTCTATGACTTGATTGCAGTCCGGTGGATGCACAGTCGCGTATTGCGATACCGCTTTCGCTCATCCCCGGTCACCAAGTAA
- a CDS encoding alginate export family protein, with protein MRSILGRTGWAGVATFFSAAVMAAGISLVSVPAQAGFELPEGERITNLPAIPRAMPQKEAYEIYDPAIGRNFDIKNFWMRADVRVRPEMRNGVCFGNAMPGNPGNGACNSFGGNSANGTAGKANDFFVQQMVRLGIGYDLSPDVNFYMEIIDSATWGGNGNNTNAGNGGDPLNHNGGVAGGGGNNGRLGVRAAYMLVRNLGGVQGLSIKAGRQYVIFGNHSLFGHFDWANTGYSHDGVMMSYSTKSFDSYLGWFRNSESDIGQAAAVGSGQNNISNPGGSTLNNGSANIDADMIIFYNQLKSIPGFLIEPFYVYYKNNYNSADNGAQGLGTAKHSNQTRHMIGNRIEMRKGNFDAINEIAWQFGEMGATGANAIQNGYGNQKNLHINAWATRNWVGYTHYQSAWKPRLGLNFDYASGDGRSNCTLAGSNTNCSTANTFENFFPTNHIHMGYMDVQAWKNMLSPSANLQFRPSTRDHVEVWYTNLNLANARDNWYRGSQGVYVFSKNGNTKTHIGDELDVSWTRMFADGKVAFQATYGHLWAGGYIAENLGNSTGQDWAYVQLWMNF; from the coding sequence ATGAGAAGCATCCTAGGTCGGACAGGGTGGGCCGGCGTGGCCACCTTCTTCAGCGCGGCCGTTATGGCAGCGGGCATCTCTCTCGTGAGTGTCCCAGCCCAGGCTGGTTTCGAGCTACCGGAAGGCGAACGGATTACGAACCTCCCCGCCATTCCTCGTGCGATGCCGCAAAAGGAAGCCTACGAAATCTACGACCCCGCGATCGGCCGAAACTTCGATATCAAGAACTTCTGGATGCGCGCCGATGTCCGTGTCCGTCCGGAAATGAGAAACGGCGTCTGCTTCGGTAACGCCATGCCCGGCAACCCGGGCAACGGTGCGTGTAACTCGTTCGGCGGCAATTCTGCCAACGGCACGGCTGGAAAGGCCAACGACTTCTTCGTCCAGCAAATGGTGCGGTTAGGTATCGGATACGATCTCTCGCCGGACGTGAATTTCTACATGGAAATCATCGATTCCGCGACCTGGGGCGGAAACGGCAACAATACGAACGCCGGTAACGGCGGCGACCCGCTGAATCACAACGGAGGAGTCGCGGGCGGCGGAGGAAACAACGGCCGCCTCGGTGTCCGGGCCGCCTACATGTTGGTCAGAAACCTGGGAGGTGTCCAGGGGTTGAGCATCAAGGCGGGTCGGCAATATGTCATCTTCGGCAACCATTCACTGTTCGGACACTTCGACTGGGCGAACACCGGCTACTCCCATGACGGTGTCATGATGAGCTACAGCACCAAGAGTTTCGATTCGTACCTCGGATGGTTCCGCAATTCGGAATCCGATATCGGACAGGCCGCTGCAGTGGGAAGTGGACAGAACAATATTTCCAATCCCGGTGGCAGCACGCTCAACAACGGCAGCGCCAATATCGACGCCGACATGATCATTTTCTACAATCAGTTGAAGTCGATCCCCGGCTTCCTGATCGAGCCGTTCTATGTGTACTACAAGAACAACTACAACTCTGCGGATAACGGGGCGCAGGGTCTCGGAACTGCCAAGCATTCGAACCAGACCCGTCACATGATCGGCAACCGGATCGAAATGCGGAAGGGCAACTTCGACGCCATCAACGAGATCGCGTGGCAGTTCGGTGAAATGGGTGCGACCGGAGCCAATGCGATTCAGAACGGCTATGGCAACCAGAAGAACCTTCACATCAATGCGTGGGCGACCAGAAACTGGGTCGGCTACACCCACTATCAGTCGGCCTGGAAGCCGCGCCTCGGCCTCAACTTTGACTATGCCTCGGGCGATGGCCGGTCCAATTGTACTCTTGCAGGAAGCAACACGAACTGCAGCACGGCCAACACCTTCGAGAACTTCTTCCCGACAAACCACATCCACATGGGTTACATGGACGTCCAGGCCTGGAAAAACATGTTGAGCCCCTCGGCCAACCTCCAGTTCCGGCCGTCGACCCGCGACCACGTGGAAGTGTGGTACACCAACCTGAATTTGGCGAATGCACGTGACAACTGGTATCGTGGTTCACAAGGCGTGTACGTCTTCTCCAAGAACGGTAATACGAAGACGCACATCGGCGACGAATTGGACGTCAGCTGGACCAGAATGTTTGCCGACGGCAAGGTGGCGTTCCAGGCCACGTATGGTCACCTCTGGGCCGGCGGGTACATTGCCGAGAACCTCGGAAACAGCACCGGCCAGGATTGGGCTTATGTCCAACTCTGGATGAACTTCTAG
- the tatA gene encoding twin-arginine translocase TatA/TatE family subunit: MFGSFGWMELLLILIIVLIIFGAGKIPQLGEGLGKAIKGFKKSVNEADAIDVTPPPDAPPPAQQQVTQNQSTPSADAPAQQGQQVKQG; the protein is encoded by the coding sequence ATGTTTGGATCGTTCGGCTGGATGGAATTGCTCCTGATTCTGATCATCGTCTTGATCATTTTCGGGGCCGGCAAAATTCCACAACTCGGCGAAGGTCTTGGAAAAGCGATCAAAGGGTTCAAGAAAAGCGTGAATGAGGCGGATGCCATCGACGTCACGCCACCCCCCGATGCCCCACCGCCTGCACAACAGCAAGTCACGCAAAATCAATCGACGCCCTCGGCTGATGCTCCGGCACAGCAGGGGCAGCAAGTGAAACAAGGATAA
- a CDS encoding lipid-A-disaccharide synthase N-terminal domain-containing protein — protein MSNAEVIWIAIGFLGQGLFFGRWVVQWIASERTAKSQVPIAFWYMSLIGGMITLAYAIYRKDPVFIAGQGVGSVVYVRNLMLIHRSSQDQTAQHPSSVGNS, from the coding sequence ATGTCCAACGCCGAGGTCATCTGGATTGCAATCGGGTTCCTAGGCCAGGGCCTATTCTTCGGCCGGTGGGTCGTTCAGTGGATCGCTTCGGAGCGGACCGCGAAAAGTCAGGTCCCGATTGCGTTCTGGTACATGAGTCTCATCGGGGGGATGATTACTCTCGCCTATGCCATCTATCGAAAGGATCCCGTGTTCATCGCCGGTCAAGGCGTGGGATCGGTGGTCTATGTCAGAAATCTTATGTTGATTCATCGATCCAGCCAGGATCAAACCGCACAACACCCGTCCTCGGTCGGTAATTCCTGA
- a CDS encoding SAM-dependent methyltransferase, with product MLQDADALPQLIGDYKPVDQWQVHINHLFYKFRSDFIRNYYQTFASADYRLAHALASDYFERVVKRDASPSSAGKDSSPLTVMEWGPGNGNLAACFLSHLRTLDNQGQVYPRIRYVMVDWEPSLLDRAVASPSLVQHRDRIEPLCTTVDRISDIADGTVDRIICNELWNDLPAKLMCRQGGDMEEEFLRPNLSDTLHAKIDDWAAFVRAFDAKDVETLRRFPPFFDDLVWEREYRTVDWKDVPYRKTITEFLRRFDEQIVVPVNIGAFVTLKEATRLLAPDAAGFSSFDAGSTDLKVLNDPDKPCSGQFGGQQSYMVNFPLVEAVAKQLKAGRVAVESQREFIGRSLGTNVLTLMDLLATHPLAGTRMEPWEQDRLLLRTIRAFDEVYESPYERKMEFSLRADTPAAERDALQAMADGLKATGVPDTVAYLTEEELTAASRNLEEIGYDPHSFLIALTAPPSPVDYFHLSMRR from the coding sequence ATGTTGCAAGACGCAGATGCGCTTCCTCAGTTGATCGGTGACTATAAGCCGGTCGATCAATGGCAAGTTCACATCAATCACCTCTTCTATAAGTTCCGGAGTGACTTCATCCGGAACTACTATCAAACCTTTGCCTCGGCCGACTACCGCCTGGCTCATGCCCTTGCCAGTGATTATTTTGAGCGGGTCGTGAAACGGGATGCGTCACCGTCAAGTGCCGGGAAGGACTCGTCCCCCCTGACCGTCATGGAGTGGGGGCCCGGCAACGGGAACTTGGCGGCCTGTTTCCTGTCGCATCTCCGAACGCTCGACAACCAAGGGCAGGTTTATCCACGGATCCGTTATGTGATGGTGGACTGGGAGCCGTCTCTCCTGGACAGGGCGGTCGCGTCTCCCTCCTTGGTCCAGCATCGCGACCGGATCGAGCCGCTTTGTACGACCGTCGACCGGATCTCCGACATTGCCGACGGCACGGTGGATCGGATCATCTGTAACGAACTCTGGAATGATTTGCCCGCCAAGTTGATGTGCCGGCAAGGCGGGGACATGGAAGAAGAATTCCTGCGTCCCAACCTGAGCGATACGCTTCATGCCAAGATCGACGATTGGGCCGCGTTTGTGCGGGCGTTTGATGCAAAGGATGTGGAGACACTCAGGCGGTTCCCCCCGTTTTTCGATGATCTCGTGTGGGAACGGGAGTATCGGACCGTTGATTGGAAAGATGTGCCCTATCGGAAAACTATCACGGAATTCCTCCGGCGTTTCGATGAGCAGATCGTCGTCCCGGTCAATATCGGCGCCTTTGTGACCTTGAAAGAAGCCACACGCCTCTTGGCTCCCGACGCGGCGGGGTTCAGCAGCTTTGATGCCGGAAGTACGGACCTGAAGGTGCTCAACGATCCCGACAAGCCCTGTTCCGGCCAGTTTGGGGGTCAGCAGAGTTACATGGTGAATTTCCCGCTTGTGGAAGCCGTCGCCAAACAATTGAAGGCGGGGCGGGTCGCCGTCGAAAGCCAGCGTGAGTTCATCGGACGCAGCCTGGGAACCAACGTTCTGACCCTCATGGATCTTTTGGCGACCCATCCGTTGGCCGGTACAAGGATGGAACCCTGGGAACAGGATCGGTTGCTGTTGAGGACGATCAGAGCCTTCGATGAAGTGTACGAGAGCCCGTACGAAAGGAAGATGGAATTTTCGCTCAGGGCGGACACCCCTGCGGCCGAGCGCGACGCTCTGCAGGCGATGGCCGATGGCTTGAAAGCGACCGGTGTCCCGGATACGGTCGCCTATCTGACGGAAGAAGAACTGACCGCCGCTTCAAGAAATCTCGAAGAAATCGGCTACGATCCTCACTCGTTTCTCATCGCGCTCACGGCCCCGCCGAGTCCGGTGGATTATTTTCACCTGTCGATGCGTCGCTGA